A window from Tenrec ecaudatus isolate mTenEca1 chromosome Y, mTenEca1.hap1, whole genome shotgun sequence encodes these proteins:
- the LOC142435671 gene encoding melanoma antigen preferentially expressed in tumors-like — translation MVHYWAFTKLPLGALLEDCVFQDLILKAALDGLDILLAQNAQHRRCKLKVLDLQLATGTNFWNVWAGAPSNDSEMPSEEPEDTPRRIQMENGPHSRSAVKHQPLTSVEVLTDLWFEETPSDVLLTFLIERVKQMKALPTLCCRKVAFLQPLPQLHILGDILKTVQLDSVQEVEIHGKWDLHSLNPIAPYFAQMGHLQTLFLCEVILGCKDCGKNCNVEQLLAQFTSQFLSLHQLQHLFLDSACLPRGCLIRLLTRLPSPLLTLSLTDCVLLDEDLTYLSLCPCTSLLRTLVLCGVFRPSSSYAFLPGLLEIVSTTLMHLNLAGCGIQDPDLRALQNALGRCSQLVTLVLCGNSVSWDVLQELLQHTPPQCKFLELPVPLHCYVGPQGMLDMDALLPVMEELMVILMPNGVNSVEFCNHRGSNRTSHAILIQMDS, via the coding sequence ATGGTGCACTACTGGGCCTTCACAAAGCTCCCACTTGGGGCTCTGTTGGAGGATTGTGTGTTTCAAGATCTCATCTTAAAGGCTGCACTCGATGGCCTTGACATCCTGCTTGCCCAGAATGCTCAGCacaggagatgcaaactgaaagtgTTGGATTTACAGCTGGCCACTGGCACCAACTTCTGGAATGTCTGGGCTGGAGCCCCATCTAATGACTCTGAGATGCCATCAGAGGAGCCTGAGGACACACCCCGCAGAATTCAGATGGAAAATGGGCCCCATTCCAGATCAGCAGTGAAGCACCAGCCCCTGACCTCCGTGGAGGTGCTCACAGACCTGTGGTTTGAGGAAACTCCCTCAGATgtactgctcaccttcctgattgaaAGGGTCAAGCAGATGAAGGCGCTGCCAACGCTGTGTTGCAGGAAGGTGGCGTTTCTTCAACCTCTCCCACAACTTCACATTCTTGGGGACATCCTGAAGACGGTGCAGCTTGACTCTGTCCAGGAGGTGGAAATTCATGGCAAATGGGACCTGCACAGCCTCAATCCGATTGCTCCTTACTTCGCACAGATGGGTCACCTGCAGACCCTCTTTCTCTGTGAAGTCATCTTGGGTTGCAAGGACTGCGGCAAAAACTGCAACGTGGAGCAACTCCTTGCCCAATTCACCTCTCAGTTCCTCAGTCTGCAtcagctccagcacctcttcctggactctgcctgcctgcccaggggCTGCCTCATCCGGCTGCTCACACGCTTGCCATCTCCCTTGCTGACCCTCAGCCTGACTGATTGTGTGCTTTTGGACGAGGACTTGACTTACCTGTCTTTATGCCCCTGTACCAGCCTCCTAAGGACCCTGGTATTGTGTGGTGTATTCAGGCCTAGCTCAAGTTATGCATTCCTTCCGGGTCTGCTAGAGATTGTCTCCACCACCCTTATGCACCTGAACTTAGCTGGCTGTGGGATCCAGGACCCTGACCTCAGGGCCTTGCAGAATGCACTGGGCCGCTGCTCCCAGCTGGTCACCTTGGTGTTATGTGGAAACTCCGTGTCCTGGGATGTTCTGCAGGAGCTGCTGCAGCACACACCCCCTCAGTGCAAGTTCTTGGAGCTCCCTGTCCCACTGCATTGCTACGTGGGCCCCCAAGGAATGCTGGATATGGATGCTCTCCTTCCTGTGATGGAGGAATTGATGGTGATCCTGATGCCCAACGGAGTCAATTCGGTAGAATTCTGTAACCACAGAGGCAGTAACAGAACATCTCACGCCATCCTCATCCAAATGGACAGCTGA